The region GGTAAATTCTTACCAGTCTTCGCGAGCCACGACGCGGGTTTTTACCGGAAGTTTCATCGCTGCGAGGCGCAGAGCTTCGCGAGCAACAACTTCGTCAACGCCATCGATTTCAAACATCACGCGGCCAGGTTTTACCTTGCACGCCCAATAATCAACGGAACCTTTACCTTTACCCATACGAACTTCGACAGGCTTAGAGGTCACAGGCAGGTCTGGGAAAATACGGATCCAAACACGGCCTTGACGTTTCATGTGGCGGGTCATCGCACGACGTGCTGCTTCGATTTGACGAGCAGTCACGCGTTCCGGCTGTAGAGCTTTCAGGCCAAAAGAACCGAAGTTAAGAGTGGAACCACCCTTGGCTTCGCCTTTGATGCGGCCTTTGAACATCTTGCGGAATTTTGTACGCTTTGGTTGAAGCATTTTTCAGTTCTCCCTTAGCGACGGCCGCCGGCACCGCGAGGTGCTGGACCGTCTTGTACTTCTTGTGCTTTACGGTCATGCGCCTGAGGATCGTGTTCCATGATCTCGCCTTTGAAGATCCAGGTTTTGATCCCGATGATGCCATAGGCAGTCACCGCTTCAGTATGCGCATAATCGATGTCAGCACGCAGAGTGTGCAATGGCACGCGACCTTCACGGTACCATTCGGTACGCGCGATTTCTGCACCACCCAAACGGCCAGCAACATTCACACGAATGCCCAAGGCACCCATACGCATTGCGCTTTGTACGGCACGTTTCATTGCACGACGGAAAGACACACGACGTTCCAGCTGCTGAGCGATATTCTCGCCAACCAATGCTGCGTCGAGTTCTGGCTTACGCACTTCGAGGATGTTCAGGTGCAGTTCGCTATCTGTCATCGCGGCAATTTTCTTGCGCAGAACTTCAATGTCCGCACCTTTTTTGCCAATGATAACACCTGGACGTGCTGTGTAGATCGAAACACGGCACTTTTTGTGCGGACGTTCGATGATCACACGAGCAATGCCAGCTTGCTTACACTCGGTTTTGATAAAATCACGGATCTTGATGTCTTCAAGCAGAAGATCACCGTAGTCCTTGGTGTCCGCATACCAGCGGCTGTCCCAAGTACGGTTGATCTGCAGGCGCATGCCGACTGGATTGACCTTATGTCCCATTACGCTTGCTCCTCAACTTGACGCACTTTGATTGTGAGTTCAGAGAACGGCTTGATGATCTTGCCGAAACGACCACGGGCCCGAGGACGACCGCGTTTCATTGTCAGGTTCTTACCAACGTAAGCCTCTGCAACGACCAACTCGTCAACGTCCAGATTGTGATTGTTTTCAGCATTGGCAATTGCGGACTGAAGACATTTCTTCACGTCCTGCGCGATACGCTTGTTCGAGAAAGTCAAATCGGTCAGAGCCTTTTCAACTTTCTTGCCGCGGATCATGCCAGCAACCAGGTTCAGTTTTTGCGGGGAAGTACGGAGCATGCGCAGTTTTGCCATTGCTTCGTTATCTGCCACGCGGCGGGGATTCTTTGCCTTGCCCATGACTTACTTCCGTTTCGCTTTTTTGTCAGCAGCGTGACCATAATAGGTCCGAGTCGGGGAATATTCACCGAACTTCTGACCGATCATGTCTTCTGTGACGTTGACAGGAACATGTTTGCGACCGTTGTACACACCAAAAGTCAGCCCAACGAATTGAGGCAGGATGGTGGAACGACGAGACCAGATTTTGATCACTTCATTGCGACCCGATTCACGAGTAGCTTCTGCCTTCTTGAGGACATAAGAGTCGACAAAAGGACCTTTCCATACAGAGCGAGACATGAATTAACGTCCCTTCTTCTTGGCGTGACGCGAGCGGATAATAAGCTTTTGCGACGCTTTGTTCTTGTTGCGGGTACGCTTACCTTTGGTAGGTTTACCCCAAGGTGTAACCGGGTGACGACCACCAGATGTACGACCCTCACCACCACCGTGTGGGTGATCGACCGGGTTCATAACAACACCACGCACCGACGGGCGCACGCCTTTGTGGCGCATACGACCGGCTTTACCGTAGTTCTGGTTAGAGTTGTCTGGGTTAGACACGGCACCAACGGTGGCCATGCATTCCTGACGTACCAAGCGCAGTTCGCCTGAAGACAGACGGATCTGAGCGTAGCCACCATCACGACCAACGAACTGAGCATAAGTACCAGCCGCACGTGCGATTTGACCGCCTTTGCCTGGTTTCAGTTCGATGTTGTGAATGATGGTACCAATAGGCATGCCTGAGAAAGGCATAGCGTTGCCTGGCTTGATATCGGCTTTGGCAGAAGCAACGACCTTGTCACCAACAGCCAAACGCTGAGGGGCCAAGATATAGGCTTGCTCGCCATCTTCATATTTGATCAGAGCGATGAACGCGGTACGGTT is a window of Cognatishimia sp. WU-CL00825 DNA encoding:
- the rplP gene encoding 50S ribosomal protein L16; translated protein: MLQPKRTKFRKMFKGRIKGEAKGGSTLNFGSFGLKALQPERVTARQIEAARRAMTRHMKRQGRVWIRIFPDLPVTSKPVEVRMGKGKGSVDYWACKVKPGRVMFEIDGVDEVVAREALRLAAMKLPVKTRVVAREDW
- the rpsC gene encoding 30S ribosomal protein S3; the protein is MGHKVNPVGMRLQINRTWDSRWYADTKDYGDLLLEDIKIRDFIKTECKQAGIARVIIERPHKKCRVSIYTARPGVIIGKKGADIEVLRKKIAAMTDSELHLNILEVRKPELDAALVGENIAQQLERRVSFRRAMKRAVQSAMRMGALGIRVNVAGRLGGAEIARTEWYREGRVPLHTLRADIDYAHTEAVTAYGIIGIKTWIFKGEIMEHDPQAHDRKAQEVQDGPAPRGAGGRR
- the rplV gene encoding 50S ribosomal protein L22, coding for MGKAKNPRRVADNEAMAKLRMLRTSPQKLNLVAGMIRGKKVEKALTDLTFSNKRIAQDVKKCLQSAIANAENNHNLDVDELVVAEAYVGKNLTMKRGRPRARGRFGKIIKPFSELTIKVRQVEEQA
- the rpsS gene encoding 30S ribosomal protein S19 yields the protein MSRSVWKGPFVDSYVLKKAEATRESGRNEVIKIWSRRSTILPQFVGLTFGVYNGRKHVPVNVTEDMIGQKFGEYSPTRTYYGHAADKKAKRK
- the rplB gene encoding 50S ribosomal protein L2 — encoded protein: MALKSYKPTTPGQRGLVLIDRSELWKGRPVKSLTEGLTKSGGRNNTGRITSRRRGGGAKRLYRIVDFKRNKFDVAATVERIEYDPNRTAFIALIKYEDGEQAYILAPQRLAVGDKVVASAKADIKPGNAMPFSGMPIGTIIHNIELKPGKGGQIARAAGTYAQFVGRDGGYAQIRLSSGELRLVRQECMATVGAVSNPDNSNQNYGKAGRMRHKGVRPSVRGVVMNPVDHPHGGGEGRTSGGRHPVTPWGKPTKGKRTRNKNKASQKLIIRSRHAKKKGR